The DNA sequence AAGGGCTGGCATCAAGATTATTGCTTATGATCGGATTATGACACATGTTAACGTAGACTTATATATTTCTTTTGATAATAAAAAAGTAGGAGAACTCATGGCAAAAAGCCTTATTAAGAGTACACCTGAAAAAGGTAATATCTTAATGCTTTGTGGACCTTTAATAGATAATAATGTTCTACAAGTTACAGAAGGTTTTAAGGAGGTATTGTATAAAAGTAATTTAAATGTCATTGATAAAGTACACGTCGAGCAGTGGGTGCCAGAGAGAGCTTTTGCACTTACTAATGAAAAACTTAGATCATCTTATACCATTGATGGAATTATGTGTGGTAACGACGGTTTAGCAGGGCAGGCTATAAAGGCACTGGCTGAACGGCGGATGGCTGGCACAGTGAGTGTAGTAGGTCAGGATGCAGATGTTGAAGCTTGTCAAAGAATTGTAGAAGGTACACAAAATATGACGGTTTATAAGCCTGTGGATAAGCTGGCAAAAAAAGCAGTAGAGTATGCCGTTAGACTTGCACAAGGAGAGACACTTGAGATATCTGAGACGTTTTTTGATGGCACATTTGAAGTACCTTATGAAAAATTAGAGCCTATAGCTGTTACAAAAGAGAATATAGATGAAGTTATTATTGATGGTGGGTTTCACCCCAAGGAAGATGTGTATCTGAATATATTAAATAGTAATTAGTATCGGTACATAGTCTAGAGAAATTTGTCTAGACTTTATTTTTTTGCACAAAAAAGTACTACACAGTTAAATAAAATATACAGTACACCAAAAATATGAAGCAAGTTAAAAACAAAGTCCTATTTTAACAGTGATATAGTAAAGGAGAAGAAATTATTAATTAAATTCAAGGGGGATTATATTATGAAAAAGAAACTGCTAAGTGCGTTATTATGTGGTGCAATGGCTGTGACTATGTTAGTAGGCTGCGCTGGGAATAAAGCACAACCAACAGAAAGTCAACAAGCACCAGCTGCAGAGCCTGCTAAAGCTGCTGAAGCTGCACCAGCACCGGCTGCATCTGCTGGCGGAAAAATCGGGGTAGCTATGCCAACTAAAGACTTACAACGTTGGAATCAAGATGGTTCTAACATGAAAGAACAGTTAGAAGCTGCAGGCTATACAGTAGACTTACAATATGCAAATAACGATATATCTACACAAGTATCTCAAGTTGAAAATATGATTACTAATGGTTGTACTGCACTAGTTATTGCATCAATCGATGGTGGGTCACTCGGAACTGTACTTGCAAAAGCTAAAGAAGCTAATATTCCTGTTATTGCTTATGACCGCCTCATTATGGGTACAGATGCTGTTTCGTACTATGCAACCTTTGATAACTATATGGTTGGAACTATTCAAGGGAACTATATTGTAGATGCTCTAGACCTAAATAATGCAGCTGGACCATTTAATATTGAACTTTTCACAGGATCTCCTGATGACAATAATGCACGCTTCTTCTTTGGTGGAGCAATGGATGTTTTAAATCCTTATATTGATGCTGGTAAATTAGTAGTTGTTTCTGGTCAAAAGAAATTTGAAGAAGTAGCTACGCTTAACTGGTCTACAGAAGAGGCTCAAAAACGTATGGAAAACCTTATTACTGCAAATTATGCAAATGGTACTAAGCTTGATGTTGTGCTTTCTTCTAATGACTCATGTGCGATTGGGATTAGTAATGCCCTTCAATCTTCTTATCAAGGAGATACATTCCCAGTACTTACAGGCCAAGACTGTGATATTACTGCTATGAAAAATATTTTAGCAGGTAAACAATCTATGTCTATCTTCAAAGATACACGTACTTTAGCTGCAAAAGTTGTTGAAATGGTAGATGCTATTGAAAAAGGAACTGAAGTACCTGTGAATGATACAAAAACTTATGATAATGGAAAAGGAATCGTACCAACTTTCCTTTGTGAACCTGTATTTGCAGACAAAAATAATTACAAAGAATTATTAATTGATTCTGGATACTATAAAGAAGATCAATTAAATTAATACGCGCTTTATAAAGAATAAGAGTTTAATAATCTAAGCAAGAGGGCTATGTTTTAGGGCATTGCCCCCTTGCTGTATACTACCTATTTTAGGAGGGGTAAACTTGGCAGATATATTGCTGGAAATGAAAAATATTACTAAAAATTTTACAGGGGTCAAGGCACTTGACAATGTAAACCTTGTCGTAGAAGAGGGGGAGATTCATGCATTAGTAGGTGAAAATGGTGCAGGTAAGTCTACCCTTATGAATGTGTTAAGTGGTATTTATCCCTACGAAACTTATGAGGGTGAAATCTTATACCAAGGTGAACTATGTAAATTTAATAAAATAAAAGATAGTGAAGAAAAAGGTATTGTAATCATACATCAGGAACTGGCGCTGGTACCTTATATGACCATTGGAGAAAATATATTTCTAGGCAATGAGCAGGGTAAAAAAGCAGCTATTGACTGGAGTGAAACTTATAAAAAAGCAGATGAGCTTCTTAGAACAGTAGGACTCAAGGAATCTTCCTATACGCTTATAAAAGATATTGGCGTTGGTAAGCAGCAACTGGTAGAAATTGCAAAGGCATTTGCTAAAAATGTTAAGCTTCTTATTCTAGATGAGCCTACGGCTTCCTTAAATGAGGCGGATTCTCGCAAACTACTGGATTTATTACTACAATTTAAAAAAGAAGGTTTAACTTCAATTATTATTTCGCATAAGTTAAATGAAATCTCATATATTGCAGATAAGATCACAGTTATCCGTGATGGGGCAACTATTGAAACTTTAGATAAGACAAAAGATGATATTACTGAAGAGCGTATTATTAAAGGGATGGTTGGCCGGGAGCTCACGGATCGCTTTGCTAAACGGGAAAAACATGATTTTGGAGAAATTAGCTTAGAAGTTCAAAATTGGAATGTCTATCATCCGATTTATACCGAGCGTAAGGTTGTCAATAATGTTTCTTTAAATGTACGCAAAGGAGAAGTTGTTGGTATTGCAGGCCTTATGGGCGCTGGACGAACAGAGCTTGCCATGAGTATTTTTGGCAAAAGTTATGGCACGAGTATCTCAGGAAACTTGTTTATAAACGGGAAAAAAGTGAATTTAAATACTGTAGAGCAAGCTATCGAAAATAAAATTGCTTATATTACAGAAGACCGTAAAGGGAATGGGTTAGTTTTGGATAATTCTATATGCATCAATACAACACTTGCTAAATTAGATAAGGTAAGTAAATATAAAATTATCGATAAAGACCTAGAAAATAATATAGCCAATCAATATAAAGAAAAACTTAAAACAAAATGTCGTTCAGTTGAACAAAATGTAGGCAGCCTAAGTGGCGGCAATCAGCAAAAAGTACTGCTTAGTAAGTGGATG is a window from the Cellulosilyticum sp. I15G10I2 genome containing:
- the chvE gene encoding multiple monosaccharide ABC transporter substrate-binding protein codes for the protein MKKKLLSALLCGAMAVTMLVGCAGNKAQPTESQQAPAAEPAKAAEAAPAPAASAGGKIGVAMPTKDLQRWNQDGSNMKEQLEAAGYTVDLQYANNDISTQVSQVENMITNGCTALVIASIDGGSLGTVLAKAKEANIPVIAYDRLIMGTDAVSYYATFDNYMVGTIQGNYIVDALDLNNAAGPFNIELFTGSPDDNNARFFFGGAMDVLNPYIDAGKLVVVSGQKKFEEVATLNWSTEEAQKRMENLITANYANGTKLDVVLSSNDSCAIGISNALQSSYQGDTFPVLTGQDCDITAMKNILAGKQSMSIFKDTRTLAAKVVEMVDAIEKGTEVPVNDTKTYDNGKGIVPTFLCEPVFADKNNYKELLIDSGYYKEDQLN
- the mmsA gene encoding multiple monosaccharide ABC transporter ATP-binding protein; this translates as MADILLEMKNITKNFTGVKALDNVNLVVEEGEIHALVGENGAGKSTLMNVLSGIYPYETYEGEILYQGELCKFNKIKDSEEKGIVIIHQELALVPYMTIGENIFLGNEQGKKAAIDWSETYKKADELLRTVGLKESSYTLIKDIGVGKQQLVEIAKAFAKNVKLLILDEPTASLNEADSRKLLDLLLQFKKEGLTSIIISHKLNEISYIADKITVIRDGATIETLDKTKDDITEERIIKGMVGRELTDRFAKREKHDFGEISLEVQNWNVYHPIYTERKVVNNVSLNVRKGEVVGIAGLMGAGRTELAMSIFGKSYGTSISGNLFINGKKVNLNTVEQAIENKIAYITEDRKGNGLVLDNSICINTTLAKLDKVSKYKIIDKDLENNIANQYKEKLKTKCRSVEQNVGSLSGGNQQKVLLSKWMFADPDIMILDEPTRGIDVGAKYEIYCIINNLVAEGKSVILISSELPEVLGMCDRIYIMNEGCMVGEILQEEATQEIIMSHILKSSINKGE
- a CDS encoding sugar ABC transporter substrate-binding protein — encoded protein: MIKRSSVLTLLCICLLGSVGCSKEPYAKTQFQEIKDTKIKIGLSVDSFIIERWQREKDIFISRAGELGAEVNVQDANGDIKEQIAQVEYLIDKKMDVITIIPIDADALADVVRKAKRAGIKIIAYDRIMTHVNVDLYISFDNKKVGELMAKSLIKSTPEKGNILMLCGPLIDNNVLQVTEGFKEVLYKSNLNVIDKVHVEQWVPERAFALTNEKLRSSYTIDGIMCGNDGLAGQAIKALAERRMAGTVSVVGQDADVEACQRIVEGTQNMTVYKPVDKLAKKAVEYAVRLAQGETLEISETFFDGTFEVPYEKLEPIAVTKENIDEVIIDGGFHPKEDVYLNILNSN